The genomic region GTAAATTCAATAAGCTCCTTCTTCAACTCAATGATATCTTCATTCATTCCAACACTCATCACATCTTCATCTTCATGTCCACATCAATTTTTGAAAGCCTTTGTAATGGTGACATGGTCTTCCGATAACCACATTACAAAATGATTACAATCTTTCTTGGGCTGTTAACGGAACCCGATATCTTAATTACTGCATTTCTACCACATTGATTGCAACATTGGCTCATAAATTCAATACCGTTTATTGGTAATTTTTTCCAAgaggatgaagaagacatgagagaaaaatgaatgaaaaaaaataCAGGAAATGAAGAGCATGGAGGAGAACACAAGAAGGAAGAAAGAGGAATAAAGGATACATGAACCGGAAATAAGAACATTCAAGGGTATTAAGCagacaattttggagggaaatgaAGGGAAGTTTGGAGGGAAATGTAAGGGaactaaacaaataataaaagatCCAAATAAGCAAACACATAAGCGTCCATGTCATCACTTAACAGTTAAAATGGAGTTAAGTTGACGGAAAATAAGTTTAAGGTTACGGTTAGTGATAATGACAAAgtataggggtaccatgtgtactTTCTAAaatgtaggggtaccatgtagaaagtcgaaaagttgaggggtaccatgtagaatatcccaaaaaaaTAAAAGTTAAAAATTACACCTAACATGCTTGTTTCCGCGTTCCCCAAACTAGTGTCATCTACTTGTTAAAGCTCTATTTGGTAAAATTagctaaaaaataaaaaagttaattaaaatttgaaaagataACTGATAACATATATTAAAATTAGGAGATGATAAGGTAATTGATTATATAAGGTGCTGTTTGGCCTAGTTTATGTGAAATAACTTTTACTTTCTAGAATGAGTTTTTTCATAAACTACTTTTTGAAAAAATTGTggttgtttggcctaacttttgtaaaagtagtttcttaacaaattgatgtgtttggcctactactgttttttagttttttttagttagtttccataatcctaagagtttttgagagaagtagaagcagaagcatcaATTTGGTGCTTCTGTTTCTAGTAACTTTTTATTAACTTCTGACTTTTCAAAAGTAGTTTTttatctccctaaattatagtgtttGGCCTTACTTCTACTTTTACAATTAGAAAAACACTTAGAAAACTTGGCCAAACACCTCCTAAGAAATGTttgacaaactagctgaaaaTGTAATTGATTTTTGGAAGATGACGTAAGGATATGATagttatttaatattatagattaaATGGGTAAAAATTGGTAGATAATTTATTTCAGGTACCTAAAATCTCAAATGATACTCTAGGTAACTTTTCATTTCAAGTAACTTATTTAGTTAAATAAGCTAGTTGTCATACACTTACAAAAAAATAAGTAGTTGAaattttggttaaataagctactctGGTCAATAAGTTATTTTAAGTGTCGTGACAAACAGAGTCTAAGTCTCTTATAAAACCGCTTACAATAAAATCGTGTAAAACAATTTACAAAATACGTTGATTCCCTTCTCACCCCAAGCATGGTAAGTAATACGAGTAAGAAGTATAAAGTTATTTTATTGGGTTAATTAAATTAACCTATTGCTTAACAATTATAAATAATTGTGTGAAACGGCCATTTTACCCAATAattttaggggtcgtttggttcaacaggtcggaatggaatggaatggagttTGAGAGTATGgtggtatggggttctaaatccatactTGCCTAATCTTGTTTGGTTCACCACAAGTTATAGGAGAagggaatggagtttgaatccaaggGGGAAGGGTGGGTATGTGATTCGAAGGGGTTGGGGTGGAGTTAAAATCCATttggtatctaactccattccaaatcacCCCAACCAAACAATGAAACGGATCAAATTTATTCTATTCCATTCCAATATACCCAACCAAACACCCTCTTAATGTTAAATATATAGGACTCTCATCCATTAGTAAACTATATTTTTTGCATTATTGTACTAACtctacttaattaattaattaattaatgtttaaTTAGTGTTATTCGCACGTTCTTTGACCTCTATTTATTAGATTAGTAATAAGCAATGCAATATATTATTGCTAATCTACTACAAGTAGTCTAGTACCGATCGAGGGATATGCCCAAGTACGCAGCAAAATTTGTCATTGTATTCCCAAGTGTTAGTTAAGTAGAGTTATTTTAAGTTAAGATGAGTTTATTTTTTATTGACATAATAGGATGAGGTTAAGATGAGTTGTGTTTATTTTGGATTTTATCGGTTGATGTTATTAATTCGGGTGAGTCGTGTTTAATCCAAAATTTAAATTTGTCAAATTATTATGATCTAAACTACTTGATGGGTTAGTTAGTTTTAAATTTGAGTTTTTCAATTTAAGGTTGATTAGTTTCAAATCAAGTTAAACTTAAATGTTTGTTATTCGATATTAGTTGTtagtttcgattttttttttttttttttttttttggcagctgtaaaaaCGAGTTTTTATACAGATGGCATttgactcatttggtcaaatgTACTTATTTTAGTAATACAATAAACTAAAACAACAAGGAAACTACATCGGGTAACATAAATGATAGTTAACATGTGGCTGAATTCGGGAAACGTCCTGAGCAATCTTGGAGCGACGGACACAGGTGGCCAAAAGATCGAACCAATCCTTACTCATTTTAACCAACCAACGAGCAACTTGACCCATCGAGAATGaacaaagtgcacttacgccacaAGGACGTAGAAAAGAAAGACGGAATGTAGACCATACGAGCATACCTCCAGAGGAGATAAATCTCCTACACTTTGAATAACAGCAGTCCCTCCGGACAAGAAACTCATAGCCAAGAAAAGTGAGAAAAAAAGATATGGAACAAGAGAAAGAGCCACATGATCAGCccccaaaccaaaaccaacttaGCAGGACGGAGGAGGATTGACACAACACACACCAGATGTAAAACAACGAACTTCCTTATTGACACAACTAAACATATTGACACCATTAAAACTAGGAAAATAAAAGTAGAGAAAACTTTTATTTGGGAAAATAGGAAACACGATAAAAGAAGAAAGAACATCGACAAGAAAATTGAGCAATACTCCTCCTGTACTCCAGGATATGCTTGATTTTAATGATTGCCTTGCTTCCTGTCACCTTGATGACCTTACTTGCACTGGGGTTGACATGACTTGGACTAACAAGCAAGATTCTGTGACTAGGGTATGGTCCAAATTGGATAGGGTTTTGGCTAATCCTGGCTTTATTACCTCCTATCCTAATGCTTTTGGTCACTTTCAGGAGCCTGGTCTTTCTGATCACTCTCCTATTTTGGTCCAAATTTCTCAGGACAAAAAAGTTGTTAAGAGATTTAGTTTTATTAATAGTTGGGTTGCCCATCCTGATTATTTACAAACTATAAAAGCAGCTTGGATTACTCCTTTGCAGGATAGTCCTATGTACTGTTTCTTCCAGAAATTAAAAAGTGTTAAGCATGCTCTTACCCAATTTCATAAGCAACATTTCAGCAATATTTCTCACAGAGTTCAGTCTGCTAAGAATGCTTTGATGAAGTGTCAGCAAAAACTTGCCTCCAATCCTTTCTCTGATGTTCTTATTCAGGAGGAAAGACTCTTAATAGCTGATTATACCAAGCTTAAAGATCATGAATTTTCTATCCTTTCTCAGAGGGCTAAAATAAAGGATATCCAGGACTCTGATTGTAGCTCGAAGTATTTTTTTgcaaaaatttcaaagagaacTCATCAGCAGGTTATTGGTGGTATTCATGATCACCATGGTAAGCTTCATATGGGGTTTTCTTCTGTTAGTAATGCTTTTAACCAGTATTATCAGGATCTTTTGGGGCATAGCTCTCCTACTGAAACCTTAGATACTGATTTTATCTCTAAAGGTGCCGTGGTTACTTCTTCTGATAGGCAATCCCTGATTAGAGAGATTTCTCTTGCTGAAATCAGAGATGCTCTATTCAGTATGGATTCTAATAGTAGTCCTGGTATTGATGGATTTTCAGCTGGGTTCTTTAAGTCTGCCTGGCAGATCATTGCCAAGGATTTTTGCAAAGCTGTGAATCAGTTCTTTTCCTCTAGCAAAATGTCCAAGCAGGCTAACTCAACTGTTATATCTCTGATCCCTAAGAAAGCCATACCTAATGTTGTCACTGATTATAGACCTATATCTTGCTGTACTGTCTTTTATAAGACAGTTAGTAAGGTCTTAGCCAACAGGCTTCAAAGTGTTCTCCCTTCCATTGTTGGTGCTGAACAAGCTGCTTTTATAAAAGGTCGTAGCATTTTTGAGAACATAATGTTATCTCAAACATTGGTTAAAGGATATAATAGGGCTAATGTTTTTCCTCGTTGCATGATAAAGGTGGACATAAGGAAGGCTTTTGATTCCCTCCAATGGTCTTTTATAGCTGCTATGCTTTCTGGTTTGGGGATTCCTCAGCAATTCATTGGCTGGGTGCTTGGTTGCATTCAAACTCCCTGGTATTCTTTAAAAATTAATGGTGAACTTTCTGGTTTTTTTCAAGGGAAAAGTGGGATTAGGCAAGGTGATCCCCTTTCTCCTTACTTGTTTGTGCTCAGCATGGAAGTTTTATCCAGATATCTCAGGACTCTTTGTGATAAACCTCTTGTTTCTTATCATCCTAAGTGCTCTAGACTTAAGCTAAATCATTTgatttttgctgatgatttgatGATCTTTgtcaggggggatgttccctctGTAGCTGCAGTTAAGAGCACTCTTAGTATTTTTGCTGAGCTATCTGGTCTTCATGCTAACATTGAGAAAACCAACATTTATTTTGGAGGGGTGCATCCTGATATGAAGGAGGCTATACTTGCTGCAACAGGTTTCTCTGAGGGTCAGTTTCCTTTCAGATATTTAGGAGTTCCTTTGTCTACTTCTAGAGTCTCTGTGACAATGTTTGATTCCCTCATTCTTAAGATCAATCACTCTATCCAGCATTGGTCCTCTAACTTCCTTACCTATGCTGGTAGGGTTCAGTTGCTCAATTCTGTCATCTTTGGCATGGAAACTTTTTGGTGCTCTTGTAATCTTTTACCCCAAGAGGTTCTTCATAAGATCAATAAGCTTTGTAAGGATTTCTTTTGGGGAATATCTTTTTAAGGCAACAGAATGGTGTTTAAAAAATGGAAGGATATCTGTTTGCCCTGGGATGCAGGTGGGTTCAACATCAAGGATCTCTCTACTTGGAATGATGCTTTGCAGTGCAGATGGCTTTATCTGTTGGCTTATACTGCTGTGGGGAGCTGGGCTTCCTGGCACCAGGCTTACATTCTGCAGCATCAGACAATATGGAATATCCAAACCCATGATAGTTTTTCCTCTAGTTTAAAGGGGATCCTGATTGTAAGGGATAGGCTGGTTGCTCTTACAGGCAGTATATCTAATGCCTCCTCTTTGATAAATAGTTGGTGTTCTCATGGAAAATTTAGAGTCACTGCAGCTTATAACTATCTGAGAGGTACTGTCCTGGTTGGTCCTTGGGTTAAAGCTTTGACTCACCCTCGTATTGTTCCTAGTCATAGGATAATATGCTCTTTGGCAGCCCAGAAGAAATTAGCTATTGTGGATAATATGCAGCATCGAGGATTTTATATGGTGAATAGATGCTCTCTTTGTGAAGTTGCTCTTGAGGATCATGCCCACTTGTTCTTTAATTGCTCTTTTTCCAAGGATATTTGGCAACAGCTTATGTATTGGATGGGAGTGAATCGTGCTGGTTTATGCTTACTATCTGAACTTGAACATGCTGGAATTGGAGGTAAGCAGAATTGGAGAATGGCATGGTTTTGTACTACTTTGGCTGCTGCAGTTTACCAGATTTGGAATGAACGCAATTCCCGACTGTTTAGAGAAAGGAAGGCTACTGTACATGACATTGTCAGGCAGATTAAGTTTCTCGTTTCTACTCGTCTTCTAATGTGAACTCATCATAAGTGCTACTCGCTTATAGTTGCTAGTCTATGAGGTTATTGTATAGTGGATAGTCTTTGCAAAAAACTCTTGTAATTTCTTTCTTAATTGAATGAAATGATAatctttttgcaaaaaaaaaaaaaaaaaaaaacatcgacAAGAAACGGAAATCACCGCGTCCGATCCAACCAACAACACTACCAGGAACCCGATTCCTCCCCTACCATAGACATCTAAAAAAGAAAGACCCATCCACCATGACCTCACACCATCCTAAGAAAACGACGACACAACAAACACAACCTGAAAGTTGCAAAAGTCCAGCAAGCACCAAGAAAACCAGCAAAGAACACCCATTTCACCAAGTGAatcctcccaggaccaccgccttACATGCAAAAACCAACCTACATAGACACACAGGACAAAAAACCGGTTGGTGGGGGAAATTAGGGGATCACCAATCGGTCCCAAAACAGACCCGGAGAGCTAAGCTCATAAAACgaacacaacaaggaccaaggaccgattggtgggggaaatggggggatcaccaatcAGTCCCTAACCGACCTGATGAGCAAAACTCTAAAAGAGACACAAACAGAAACAACCCAACACAAACAGTCCAGGCTGACCGAACGCAAACACCTCGGAAAACCCTGTCAGAAAAACCGCAACAAAACCACAACACCTAAACTAATAATCCGATTAACAGCCGGGTTTTAACATCAAAAGGCATTGCACTCAAAATTAAAAGATGAACCTTTTCTTAAAACTAGTGACATACCAGGGGTGAGGGGGAAAGGAGATCACCCCTGGGTTGCATGCAAGGTCTTCAGCGACAGGACGTGGAATCGGATGGACAAGTGCCCCACGGTTGAACAGGCAGCCACAAACAGCCTCACTTTCCGAACATCGAACCCGAAGACCAATGGGTGAGGTCAAAAAACGGGTCATTCAAGGGGAGAGAAGTGAGGGATCGCTGGAGAAGAGCCATTGGATGAACTCATCGCCGGTGACCGGGTAGGGGAAGAATGGAGGAGTGTGAggttagtgtaacacccccatactccaagtgccttaccaggaccactcaggtataaggatgccaccatctcggttacccgaggcatgataatcataagacaatgaagaaacatactttattaaataagtttaagtgattacattacaaaaccaactgtaagcaaaatacaactgttctcaactataaaccaactgaaaggaactgtcctaacaaacacagaggaagactaaagactctgatatgtgatgactccatccccgacTAGAtaccacgcgtatccaagatataccgcaagcaatcgctcaccaccccgaatggatcaccagtttttaaaacatttaaacggggtcaagtactaatcacacaattaacatacatgtcacaataagataagcGCAGACGACTTAagcgtcacacatacacaaccaacccaactccaatcatctcaatcaccgatcgtcccctTTGGGACCAttacgccgatgggggaccgcagccgttcccacctaagccccgctcatcataccgatcgataaccctgtccattaatgtgcacatccccttccgtggcgggttctacgaagggcgaaactagggcgtgaagccactcccgcaagtgaccccactcagccgagaacgcatctcgagaaccaatcaacaacaatcacaaccacaatcacaatacaattattatatcaaacatccaattacaacacatcaccaatatcccattatgggactaatactgagtaggaaatcctacctggaaagcaacacaatcatcagacgatctagcaaatttgtctcaaacctctcctttacaaatccttctcctatcacataatcacataatcacaatctaaccataacaaatcataaaaacccccaatcccaaaattagggtttaaccaaatcaaaggaaagacaataaaaagggtacatagatcttaccctcgacgcaaagaactcaacggtataaacaacgacaagaaccgaccgtctcgaactcggaattgctaagaatgcgattaagaagatgaacttgtttgctttctctcttaaacagaaatttaggttttggaaaagtgatttggaaacaatgacggaagtgttttatactttaatcgcattattaacaaaacccgacaaaacagcccccgtaaaccggctactcgatcgagtagctaaggtactcgatcgagtgcccccttactcgatcgagtaccctagttactcgatcgagtacccaacaggtcagaaactattttatttcgcaaaactcccttactcgacagagtaaggcctactcgatagagtacccaaagacttataaatacggagtattacagtcttccctccttaaaagaacttcgtccccgaagttcaacccatacataaaaagcaaccatactgactcgaccaagacacaacaacttagctaaggactcaagaactcgaccgaacatagaacatgaactcttaacccccattctactaactatgtttacttccacaacatgatcactatatcgtatctaccacatatatatctctcacaacactaactccatacactaccaaaatactcataacatcaaacggaatgttacattctaccacccttaaaaggaacttcgtcctcgaagtttactcacactcataatctcatcatccaactgtcaacactagtgaaatattctcacactcctaaacatcacgctactacaagcacggccatggccttttaacaacatcaaccacaatatatacaactctacTTCGAATTATACTACGACATGCACTTCGAATTATACTACGACATGCACAATCATCAaattctcttttatcgcatcctactcctcttaagacaaacgttacgtcctcgtaactcactaatactaaatcctagctatatcgtgtcattatcctcatcatcaccgcatgtcaaagataaccacttataatctaaacactcgccatgcatatatccaaggctctcttacttaaacattcctcatacctcaactcattcgccacaccacctaacctatacctcaaaatctttatcttaacccaaaacttcaacttttctacattaccgcaacatgacatacctctctatataaagcacttatctcccaaacgcataactcacaatccacactcgttacgtacactcacactagatcctccagttcttttcttcattaccgcaagactcatacataacctaatatgacactaattcccccaacaccctacactcactgtcccaataaaagattatgaaccacctgcagctttcagatcattaccacacatgtcctacggaccacttgtcattaccatgtctactaaagccttatctagaacaagatcaaaattactgtaacaacctctcacaaccgtgtcccatcaatagaacatcactataccatgacaacaacgaaaacatatacgactctatttcgtatcatactataccctcattcccaacttaacttggtaaagaaacatcaataaacaagacaactgtctatctgcagaaactgaaactcgcagggagcaacatcaaacaaaacaacaaactatgaataactggtttgcactttcgaaactcgaatcacaatcatcccgcctactccaccacaaccggtgacggcatcaccacaccgccaccaacagccacaccgtagtgcgaaaatacccgcatcacaacattatgTACCGTTCCCGGATCACcgcccgaggcaccacaaccacaccgatagacatcacaactgcatacgattcccataaacactgactgagcataacttctcagacaagaaaacttactcaaatccactttattaaatcaccacgcaacatattatatggataaacagataagcatctcatgaacatcatctctaccatttcacggaatacacatgtgttattaatacacataaaattataactagccatgtcaaattaatcaagttattacctttttggatattattcaattaaattaccgtgtccaacctatatatattacagaacattcataaaacaactttataattatcacaccataccacttcttgtgaggtcagaacctcacacaaacatttacacatatcatagacccgtaatcacaaccaactagtcaatcctgaccacgtaagttaccactcgataaaggttacctgtcgcccgagtttaactcatatgcccctcataacatattcccccattcgcacaaccatcacttcctgccaaatataaccatacctttactattcaactattagcatccgcctcatctaaccacatcttataccctctcacaatcatacacaacaatcaggtccctaccaaatcaacctctttagaattgctacctttctaatataccatcactcttaaccactagtgacaacaccacaataccaccactgctcgtatatcaaacctcttacactcatatcaaaataacacggtttttctcctatctttggttatcattccaaataacgaacatccaatccattaacaaaattacctcaacattcttcccaatactatcttatttgtgttgtcatccaactctccaccaaatacctcgtatcgtgccaatactccaccaacttcttgctcccttaattcctcgaaactcattatcaatcatgttgtcctgaaactcctatataacctttagctaacatcctcgtgatgctatcacacatttcaatgattccttagctttatatcacataactccggtgaatattttcctcagcttacttttatccttcttttctctttgcactcaataataccaattaatagttcaactccttattccttctagctaactctttagaaatccagttaccccttcgttgctccaaaactcaaattccattattttctaccgacatcatctcactctttcttaccatggatcttctcttattatgctatcactcacacttgccactaatctatccatagaatcaacgtttaatgttcaaacaattgcatctccctttttacatctctagaaatcagaattcatttaataccgttaattacccaaggaaatcacacagtagtttcgtctctcgataacacaaatttccaaaatcagtcactacctgcaaatcacgtcgcgacatgtcccattaagttcgctatataccactatttccaaacgacctttcattacatatgttcttactcaacactatttctagccatctccctccataatttattatacatctcaggttgctactatccacatcctttctttcaatcttttcattctcacgttccttaaacttacatcatgccttgcccatattctcttacttttacattactcaacacacaatcatatcactcatcccgtctcgcaaaacgtgctctatgcctcaataaactataccaatcttcattttctttttccaccatctatcataatcacatataactcatgtcctccccaccgaactcatattcatcataagtgccactctttacatcataagattgggtaacttacgcttcaggaccaacacatacgtaaaacaatgcataaagaagtaatacaacacctttggattaaacataatatgcaacgaatgtcaaaagataaacatatgacccgaaacacgcatatgaccagacagaccccactcgatcgagtacggaacctactcgatcgagttgaggctactcgatcgagtgcccaacatgctcgatcgagtgccccgactcttaacccaaacagaccttcgatctcTCGACTTActtcgaccgagtagccaggctactcgatcgagcgaccccatactcgatcgagtgcccgaggtactcgatcgagtgcccaaaaacacgattctggtcaaaataacgacaaatacccactcgatcgaatcatgcAGACTCgagaatactacccgcatgttatctcacatacccccatcgtactatgcattcattattatttcaacattatgattacaactatgcattcaaatctgcgcgactcctcatacaatcaacataataatctacttcgtgttatcaagtgccacgttgatgtgaacattatttgcgcacatttagtcccctaattgagcctattttgcatactattataacattctatggccattttatccgtcaaaaccttcctatttgcttttctatcgcatttcatatgtcttgtagaaaaggagataataaggcggaaattcccgtcttttcgtgcatatttggaagcttattgatgataatagatggactagtatgaagaggaagtaaggactaaagaccaatctcgtaagaataaaaatggaaatgagcaaaaaggggaagaaaagaagatgaaccacggctgaagaacaatccgagcggattgtcttaaatccgcccgtctccacaacacaatccgagcgtcctgttctctaaatccgctcggattgccccactagaatccgtccggatccccatgaatccgctcggattccttgaccagaatccggccgtcccgactccaatccgcccggattccttcacagcatgatttcgtcttctccaagcttcaaagaaagaagcccttccttcaagagataccggcttctccttgctcaaaactaaaaagtgtaattactagtttagcccttagttaaccctaatgcatcctccctaatttccactataaataccccatttgtaaataattaaAGGGGGGCCTTtttatcaagttttcattaggttaattcaatccttctttagattagattaggagtagattagaatagattaatctcaatctttccacacaaattacacattaatctctccttaattattgttcaagtttattattcaagtttattattgggtaattgaagattattgggttattattgggagattgacaaccttccatcaattatcaagtacttcttttatcgttgctttattattggaatcattagtaggtataatcctcttaaaccttgttttaattattgttaatctttcttacttgttcatcatgtttggctttgttagtatgattgacaaccttattaacatgttaaacttgatcatgagtgagtagtttcttag from Silene latifolia isolate original U9 population chromosome 3, ASM4854445v1, whole genome shotgun sequence harbors:
- the LOC141648735 gene encoding uncharacterized protein LOC141648735, with the translated sequence MVFKKWKDICLPWDAGGFNIKDLSTWNDALQCRWLYLLAYTAVGSWASWHQAYILQHQTIWNIQTHDSFSSSLKGILIVRDRLVALTGSISNASSLINSWCSHGKFRVTAAYNYLRGTVLVGPWVKALTHPRIVPSHRIICSLAAQKKLAIVDNMQHRGFYMVNRCSLCEVALEDHAHLFFNCSFSKDIWQQLMYWMGVNRAGLCLLSELEHAGIGGKQNWRMAWFCTTLAAAVYQIWNERNSRLFRERKATVHDIVRQIKFLVSTRLLM